The genome window GTTGGCCAGGCCGGCCTTGGCCGACCGCTCCTCGCTGGTCAGGTCGGCGTCGGCCGCCAGATGCTCGTCCAGCAACTGCTTGAACTTCGCGGCCGGGGCCTCGATCGCCTCCGGGCCGGTGCCGACCGGCAGATCCCAGACCGGTACGAGCAGACCGTGCGCGCGGAACATCCCGACCAGACGCGAGTCCGGGACCAGCACGTCGTCGCCCGAGACGTGCAGCTTTGCCAGCGCGTTGAGGATGTTGCCCTCGGGTTCGAGCATCACCCAGCGCAGGTGCTCCTTGGTGCCGACGTTGGTCCAGTACGCCGACTCGACCTCGGTCAGACGAGCCGTGGGGGTGATCGACTCGTTGGCGTGCTCGAGGGAGTGTGCGGCCGAACCGTCGACGTCCTCCACATCGGCGATCCAGAAGTTGAAGTCGTCGTGCACGGTCGCGGCTCCCGCGTCCGAGACGAGATCCTGCAGACGCGGACCCTCGCCGGGAGGCTCGGTGATGCCGATCGGACCCGCCTCGGTCGCGGCGAGCGCCTTGGTCAGCACGGCACCCAGATCACGCGCCGGGTCACCGAAGTTGTGCTGCACCTGCAAGCCGAGCCACACCGCGCCGTTCTCTCGTACGAGCGCCGGCAGCGCGCCCGGGAGCAAGGTGCACAACTGCACCTCCCGAGAGGCATCGCTCGACAGCGTCAACGACATCGTCCCGGCCGGGACGAACTCCCGCAGGGCGACGATGTCCGCCTCGCCCGGAAGCCCCTCGAACGGACGCGCGACAAAGATCGCGCCACTCCCCCCGTGGCAGGCCTTGTAGCGCTTGCCCGACCCGCACGGGCATGGCTGCCGAGGGTTGGGGCCGTCACCGGTTGCGGCGGGTTGCTGCTGCTTGCTGCGCGACTTCTTGCCCATGGTCGCCAAACCTAGACGAGCACCGGCTCAACCACCGAGGCGGTCGAGCATGAAGGCGGGCCGGTCGGTGATCACGGCCTTGACCCCCAGATCGAGACACAACCGCAGGTCGGCCTCGGTGTTGACCGTCCACACGTGCAACTCGCGCCGACTGCGCACCATCTTCTCGGCGAAACTCGGATGCTTGAGCAGCTCGACACCCGGCCCCAGGATCCAGTCGTCGTGGATGACCTCTTTGAGCATCGGCCACAGCCGCTTGCGCTCGATCAGCATCACCAGCCGCAGGTCGGGGGTCAGCCGTCGCATCCGGCCCAGAGCGTTGTACGAGAAGCTCATCACCCGCACCGGCGAGTCCGGGCCCGCCAGGTCGTACTCCCTCAGCATCGCGGCGAGCTTGCGCTCCACCAGCCCGGCATAGCGGGTCGGATGCTTGGTCTCGATCGCCATCTCGACGCGTCGATCGCAGGCCAGCACCGTCTCGATCAGCCTGCGCAACGTGAGCACCTTGCGCAGGTCGACGTGCTCGTCGGTGAGTTCTCGATCCTCGCCCCACGGGTTCTTCCAACTGGCGAAGTCGAACTGGTCGAGGTCGGCGAGGTCCATCGTCGAGACGACGCCCTTGTTGGCGGCCGTACGTCTCAGGTCGCGGTCGTGGACGCAGACCAGGTGGCCATCGGCGGTCAGGCGTACGTCGCATTCGATCGCGTCGGCACCCGCCTCCAACGCCTGGACGTACGCACCCAGCGTGTGCTCGGCGGTCTCGTGACTCGCGCCCCGGTGGGCGACGACCTGCGGCCGTGGCATGGCGCAACCCTAGAGCCAGCGCGCACCTTTACGCTCGCCGCCATGGCAGGTCGATGGTGGAAGTGGATCGGACTCGCGGGCGTCGTCGGGTTGACCGCGACGGGGGTGCTGGCGGCGCGCAAGGAGCGCCAGCGCCGGGCGTACACGCCAGACGAGATCCGCGCGCGGCTGCACGCTCGAGCCGCGGAGGCGACCCAGGAACAGGTGAACAGGTGATCTCGCTCGACCAAGCGGTCGACGCCACGCGTACGGGCGATCTGTGGCTATTTCGGGGCGACACGTTGGCCGACAAGGCGATCCGTACGGCCACCAATGCGCCGGTCAACCACGTCGGGATGGCGCTGGTGCTCGACGACCTGCCGCCGATGATGTGGCATGCCGAGTTGGGCAAGTCGCTGCTCGACCTGTGGACCGGCGATCACCACCGCGGCGTGCAACTGCACGACCTGCGCGGGGCCGTGGAGAAGTGGACCCGCGAACTCGGTCAACAGGCCTGGGTACGCCAACTCGCTCCCGAAGCCGGGCGCGCGCAGGAGGACGGCGCACTGCGGGCGATCGCGCGGTGGGACGGCACCTCGTTCCCGCGTACGTCCGCTTTGGCCTGGCGCTGGCTGCGCGGACGCTCGGTGATCGAGGACGACCCGCGCAGTCGGCAAGAGCGGCTCGAGTCGGCGTACTGCGCCGAAGTGGTCGGCGTGACGTACGAGGAGATGGGCCTGCTGGCGCGCGGTCGCAAGTCGAACTGGTACGACCCCGGCGTCTTCTATTCGGGCGACCGACTGCCGTTGACGCAGGGGTGGTCGCTCGGGGACGAGATCGAGGTCGTGCTCGACTGACTCAGAAGATCCAGCGCCACAACACGACCAGCACGACGATTCCGAGTGCGATCGACACCAGCAGCGGCAGCACGGTCAGCACGGTGGCCGCGATCAGATAGCCGGCCGTGGGCGGCGCGGGGTCGGGGTTCTTCTCCACCGCCGCGAGCAGCAGGCGGTAGTTCTTGCGGTTGGCCCGATGCGCCACGTCCAGCAGGTCGCCGATCGCGGGGACCAGCCCGAGGAGGGCATCGAGGATCAGGTTCCAGCCCATCAGCGCCAGCGTCGGAATCGGCACCCGAGCCCGGATCGCGTCGTACAGGATCGCGCTGGAGAGCCCCGAGCCCAGCAGGTCGCCGATGCCGGGGATCAGCCCGATCACTGCATCCACACCGATCGCCTGCTTGGTGCCTGGGATCGGGACGAGGTCGTCCAGGAGCACGGCGAGCTTGCGGCTGAGCGCGATCCGGTCAGG of Nocardioides sp. contains these proteins:
- a CDS encoding DUF5926 family protein, producing MGKKSRSKQQQPAATGDGPNPRQPCPCGSGKRYKACHGGSGAIFVARPFEGLPGEADIVALREFVPAGTMSLTLSSDASREVQLCTLLPGALPALVRENGAVWLGLQVQHNFGDPARDLGAVLTKALAATEAGPIGITEPPGEGPRLQDLVSDAGAATVHDDFNFWIADVEDVDGSAAHSLEHANESITPTARLTEVESAYWTNVGTKEHLRWVMLEPEGNILNALAKLHVSGDDVLVPDSRLVGMFRAHGLLVPVWDLPVGTGPEAIEAPAAKFKQLLDEHLAADADLTSEERSAKAGLANRQVTIR
- a CDS encoding glycerophosphodiester phosphodiesterase family protein; the protein is MPRPQVVAHRGASHETAEHTLGAYVQALEAGADAIECDVRLTADGHLVCVHDRDLRRTAANKGVVSTMDLADLDQFDFASWKNPWGEDRELTDEHVDLRKVLTLRRLIETVLACDRRVEMAIETKHPTRYAGLVERKLAAMLREYDLAGPDSPVRVMSFSYNALGRMRRLTPDLRLVMLIERKRLWPMLKEVIHDDWILGPGVELLKHPSFAEKMVRSRRELHVWTVNTEADLRLCLDLGVKAVITDRPAFMLDRLGG
- a CDS encoding DUF4112 domain-containing protein, with product MSERQEQGPSGPDRIALSRKLAVLLDDLVPIPGTKQAIGVDAVIGLIPGIGDLLGSGLSSAILYDAIRARVPIPTLALMGWNLILDALLGLVPAIGDLLDVAHRANRKNYRLLLAAVEKNPDPAPPTAGYLIAATVLTVLPLLVSIALGIVVLVVLWRWIF